Proteins found in one Papio anubis isolate 15944 chromosome 13, Panubis1.0, whole genome shotgun sequence genomic segment:
- the ENTPD2 gene encoding ectonucleoside triphosphate diphosphohydrolase 2 yields MAGKVRSLLPPLLLAAAGLAGLLLLCVPTRDIREPPALKYGIVLDAGSSHTSMFIYKWPADKENDTGIVGQHSSCDVPGGGISSYADNPSGAGQSLVGCLEQALRDVPKERHAGTPLYLGATAGMRLLNLTNPEASTSVLTAVTHTLTQYPFDFRGARILSGQEEGVFGWVTANYLLENFIKYGWVGRWFRPRKGTLGAMDLGGASTQITFETTSPAEDRASEVQLRLYGQHYRVYTHSFLCYGRDQVLQRLLASALQTHSFHPCWPRGFSTHVLLGDVYQSPCTVAQRPQTFNSSAWVSLSGSSDPHLCRDLVSGLFSFSSCPFSRCSFNGVFQPPVAGNFIAFSAFFYTVDFLRTSMGLPVATLQQLEAAAVNLCNQTWAQLQARVPGQQAHLADYCAGAMFVQQLLSRGYGFDERAFSGVIFQKKAADTAVGWALGYMLNLTNLIPADPPGLRKGTDFSSWVVLLLLFASALLAALVLLLRQVHSAKLPSTI; encoded by the exons ATGGCCGGGAAGGTGCGGTCACTGCTGCCGCCGCTGCTGCTGGCCGCCGCGGGCCTCGCCGGGCTCCTACTGCTGTGCGTCCCCACCCGCGACATCCGGGAGCCGCCCGCCCTCAAG TACGGCATTGTCCTGGACGCTGGCTCTTCACACACGTCCATGTTTATCTACAAGTGGCCGGCAGACAAGGAGAACGACACAGGCATCGTGGGCCAGCACAGCTCCTGTGATGTTCCAG GCGGGGGCATCTCCAGCTATGCAGACAACCCTTCTGGGGCCGGCCAGAGTCTTGTTGGATGCCTTGAACAGGCGCTTCGGGATGTGCCCAAAGAGAGACACGCGGGCACGCCCCTCTACCTGGGAGCCACAGCGGGTATGCGCCTGCTCAA CCTGACCAATCCAGAGGCCTCAACCAGTGTGCTCACGGCAGTGACGCACACACTGACCCAGTACCCCTTTGACTTCCGGGGTGCACGCATCCTCTCGGGCCAGGAAGAGGGGGTGTTTGGCTGGGTGACTGCCAACTACCTGCTCGAGAACTTCATCAAG TACGGCTGGGTGGGCCGGTGGTTCCGGCCACGGAAGGGGACGCTGGGGGCCATGGACCTGGGGGGTGCCTCCACCCAGATCACCTTTGAGACGACCAGTCCGGCTGAGGACAGAGCCAGTGAGGTCCAGCTGCGTCTCTACGGCCAGCATTACCGAGTCTACACCCACAGCTTCCTCTGCTACGGCCGTGACCAGGTCCTCCAGAGGCTGCTGGCCAGCGCTCTCCAG ACCCACAGCTTCCACCCCTGCTGGCCAAGGGGCTTTTCCACCCACGTGCTGCTCGGGGATGTGTACCAGTCACCATGCACCGTGGCCCAGCGGCCCCAGACCTTCAACAGCAGCGCGTGGGTCAGCCTGTCGGGAAGCAGTGACCCCCACCTCTGCCGAGATCTGGTTTCTGGGCTCTTCAGCTTCTCCTCCTGCCCCTTCTCCCGATGCTCTTTCAATGGGGTCTTCCAGCCCCCAGTGGCTGGGAACTTTATC GCCTTCTCTGCCTTCTTCTACACGGTGGACTTCTTGCGGACTTCCATGGGGCTACCCGTGGCCACCCTACAGCAGCTGGAGGCAGCCGCAGTGAACCTCTGCAACCAGACCTGGGCTCAG CTGCAAGCTCGGGTGCCGGGGCAACAGGCCCACCTGGCCGACTACTGCGCCGGGGCCATGTTCGTGCAGCAGCTGCTGAGTCGCGGCTACGGATTCGACGAGCGCGCCTTCAGCGGTGTGATCTTCCAGAAGAAG GCCGCGGACACTGCAGTGGGCTGGGCGCTCGGCTACATGCTGAACCTGACTAACCTGATCCCCGCCGACCCGCCGGGGCTGCGCAAGGGCACGGACTTCAGCTCCTGGGTCGTCCTCCTGCTGCTCTTCGCCTCCGCGCTGCTGGCTGCGCTTGTCCTGCTGCTGCGTCAGGTGCACTCCGCCAAGCTGCCAAGCACCATTTAG